The following coding sequences are from one Caminibacter pacificus window:
- the purF gene encoding amidophosphoribosyltransferase produces the protein MCSVVGIYGNENASKLAFYSLFAMQHRGQEAAGISSSDGSHIHTIKDRGLVTQIFKEEHFKILKGHMAIGHTRYSTAGDDSILDAQPVFARYGLGEISIVHNGNLVNAREIREDLIKRGAIFQSNMDTENLIHLIAKNYEKNTLKERIIDAVKKIKGAFSLIILSRSKMFAIRDPFGFRPLSLGKIKSGGYIVASETCAFELVGAEYVRDIKPGEMVIFENDEIKSEMIFEPTPKQCIFEYIYFARPDSNVFGKNVYSIRKQMGRELAKELPVDADMVVPVPDSGVAAALGYSQESQIPFEMAIMRNHYVGRTFIEPTQEIRDLKVKMKLSPIKHKIEGKKLVVIDDSIVRGTTSRRIVRMLKEAGAKEVHMRIASPATTGPCYYGVDTPTKEELIASKMSVNEICKYIEADSLAYLSIEGMVRAVKDKKENYCFACFDGEYPIL, from the coding sequence ATGTGTTCAGTAGTAGGAATTTACGGAAACGAAAACGCAAGCAAATTGGCTTTTTATTCTCTTTTTGCAATGCAACACAGAGGTCAAGAAGCGGCCGGTATCAGTAGCAGTGACGGAAGTCATATCCATACGATAAAAGACAGAGGATTGGTAACTCAAATTTTCAAAGAAGAGCATTTTAAAATCCTAAAAGGACATATGGCAATAGGTCATACGAGATATTCGACTGCGGGAGATGATTCCATTCTTGACGCTCAGCCTGTTTTTGCAAGATACGGACTTGGTGAAATTTCGATAGTTCATAACGGAAACTTAGTAAACGCAAGAGAAATAAGAGAAGATTTGATTAAAAGAGGCGCGATTTTCCAATCAAATATGGATACGGAAAACCTTATTCACTTAATAGCCAAAAACTATGAAAAAAACACTCTAAAAGAGAGAATTATCGATGCCGTTAAAAAAATAAAAGGCGCTTTTTCTTTGATTATTCTTAGTAGAAGTAAAATGTTTGCTATAAGAGACCCGTTCGGATTCAGACCGCTATCACTTGGAAAAATCAAATCGGGAGGTTACATAGTAGCCAGCGAAACATGCGCTTTTGAACTTGTAGGCGCTGAATATGTCAGAGACATCAAACCTGGTGAAATGGTAATTTTTGAAAACGACGAAATAAAAAGCGAAATGATTTTCGAACCTACTCCTAAACAATGTATTTTCGAATATATCTACTTTGCAAGACCGGATAGTAACGTTTTTGGCAAAAACGTATATAGCATAAGAAAACAGATGGGAAGAGAGCTTGCAAAAGAGCTTCCGGTAGATGCCGATATGGTAGTACCCGTACCTGATAGCGGTGTTGCTGCTGCGCTCGGATATTCGCAAGAGAGCCAAATTCCGTTTGAAATGGCAATTATGAGAAATCATTATGTTGGAAGAACGTTTATCGAGCCTACTCAAGAGATAAGAGATTTAAAAGTAAAAATGAAACTCTCTCCGATAAAACACAAAATCGAAGGCAAAAAGCTTGTAGTTATCGATGACAGTATCGTAAGAGGTACGACAAGTAGAAGAATTGTAAGAATGCTAAAAGAAGCGGGAGCTAAAGAAGTGCATATGAGAATCGCTTCGCCTGCGACTACAGGACCATGTTACTATGGGGTTGATACTCCTACAAAAGAAGAGCTTATCGCAAGCAAAATGAGCGTTAATGAGATTTGTAAATATATCGAAGCCGACTCTTTAGCTTATCTATCAATTGAGGGAATGGTAAGAGCGGTAAAAGACAAAAAAGAAAACTACTGCTTTGCGTGTTTCGACGGCGAATATCCTATCCTATAA
- the trxB gene encoding thioredoxin-disulfide reductase — protein MYDVIIIGGGPAGLTAGLYASRLGAKTLLLEKLTPGGQITLSSEIENYPGVCDVKSGLELMMCWPAQAQKFGCEIKSEEAVKIQKENSHFIVKTPKNEYKSKTLIIATGSTPKKAGFEGEIEYTGKGVSYCAVCDGFFYKDKIVAVIGGGDTALEEALYLSKIAKKVYLIHRRDKFRAAPVTQKKIFETENIEIIFNATVKKVFGNQFVEGIILNLNGEEKELKVDGVFVFVGMKVNNELVKDLVELNEWGEVKVNLKMETSQKGLYAAGDIREDSVKQVVAAAGDGATAAINALKYIEKEEL, from the coding sequence ATGTATGATGTAATCATCATCGGTGGAGGACCTGCGGGACTGACCGCCGGATTATACGCAAGTCGTTTGGGTGCTAAAACATTACTACTTGAAAAACTGACTCCCGGAGGCCAAATTACTCTAAGCAGCGAAATAGAAAACTACCCGGGTGTTTGCGATGTTAAAAGCGGTCTTGAGCTTATGATGTGCTGGCCCGCTCAAGCGCAAAAATTCGGTTGTGAAATAAAAAGCGAAGAAGCCGTTAAAATTCAAAAAGAAAATTCTCACTTTATCGTAAAAACTCCAAAAAACGAATATAAGTCCAAAACCTTAATAATAGCAACAGGTTCTACTCCTAAAAAAGCGGGGTTTGAAGGAGAAATCGAATATACCGGAAAAGGAGTAAGCTATTGTGCGGTTTGCGACGGATTTTTTTATAAAGATAAAATAGTTGCGGTTATAGGAGGAGGTGATACGGCTCTTGAAGAAGCCCTATATCTCAGCAAAATTGCAAAAAAAGTATATCTCATCCACAGACGCGATAAATTCAGAGCCGCTCCCGTTACTCAAAAAAAAATATTCGAAACGGAAAATATCGAAATAATTTTTAACGCAACCGTTAAAAAAGTATTTGGAAATCAGTTTGTAGAAGGTATAATTCTAAACTTAAACGGCGAAGAAAAAGAACTGAAAGTTGACGGAGTTTTTGTATTTGTCGGTATGAAAGTCAATAACGAACTTGTTAAAGATTTGGTAGAGTTAAACGAATGGGGAGAAGTAAAAGTAAATCTTAAAATGGAAACATCCCAAAAAGGCCTTTATGCCGCGGGAGATATTAGAGAAGACAGCGTAAAACAAGTAGTCGCCGCAGCAGGTGACGGAGCGACAGCGGCAATCAACGCATTAAAATATATAGAAAAGGAAGAACTATGA
- a CDS encoding 4Fe-4S dicluster domain-containing protein, with the protein MANYAIALEYQNCIDCRACEVACKDENGVMLGADKQRIWVGVVEGGNTLADVFLNFYPSQCNHCEDAPCVTVCPTGASHFVEGGIVKVDYDMCIICKGCMEACPYDARFVDETRHAVDKCTFCDGRIQEYGTTACSATCPTKVRTFGDLEDENSDIVKLLKNRKFFVLKEDEGTLPKLFYLVPEDEEFARRTIGEGIKFHTWDEIKSTYEAAAQAKKPEWKKA; encoded by the coding sequence ATGGCAAACTATGCAATAGCACTTGAATATCAAAACTGTATCGACTGTAGAGCATGCGAAGTTGCGTGTAAAGACGAAAACGGAGTAATGCTCGGTGCGGATAAACAAAGAATTTGGGTAGGTGTTGTCGAAGGTGGAAACACACTTGCTGACGTTTTCCTAAACTTTTATCCGAGTCAATGTAACCACTGTGAAGACGCTCCGTGTGTTACGGTATGTCCGACAGGAGCTTCACATTTTGTTGAAGGCGGAATCGTAAAAGTTGATTATGATATGTGTATTATCTGTAAGGGATGTATGGAAGCGTGTCCTTACGATGCAAGATTCGTAGACGAAACAAGACACGCGGTAGATAAATGTACATTCTGTGACGGAAGAATTCAAGAATACGGAACGACTGCATGTAGTGCGACATGTCCTACAAAAGTTAGAACGTTCGGTGACTTGGAAGACGAAAATTCCGATATCGTAAAACTACTTAAAAATAGAAAATTCTTCGTACTTAAAGAAGACGAAGGTACGTTACCTAAACTATTCTATCTCGTACCGGAAGATGAAGAGTTCGCAAGAAGAACTATCGGTGAAGGTATTAAATTCCATACATGGGATGAAATCAAATCAACATATGAAGCAGCTGCTCAGGCTAAAAAACCTGAGTGGAAAAAAGCGTAA
- the trxA gene encoding thioredoxin codes for MALEITAQNFADTVKNAKVAVVDFWAPWCGPCRMIAPIIEELAEEYKDKGVVVGKVNTDEQQELAMQFGIRSIPTVLFFKDGQLADSMIGAAPKNFYEEKINALLGE; via the coding sequence ATGGCATTAGAAATTACAGCACAAAACTTTGCCGATACGGTAAAAAACGCGAAAGTTGCAGTAGTAGACTTCTGGGCGCCTTGGTGCGGACCTTGTAGAATGATTGCACCTATTATCGAAGAGCTTGCGGAAGAATACAAAGATAAAGGCGTAGTAGTAGGAAAAGTAAACACTGACGAACAACAAGAACTTGCAATGCAATTCGGAATCAGAAGTATTCCTACGGTACTATTCTTTAAAGACGGTCAACTTGCCGATTCAATGATCGGTGCGGCACCTAAAAACTTCTATGAAGAAAAAATTAACGCACTACTTGGAGAATAA
- the dapB gene encoding 4-hydroxy-tetrahydrodipicolinate reductase, whose amino-acid sequence MKYGIVGATGRVGTLLVNILKNENEKIGAVMFEGEQTIEFPSETIITNDAKTLLENSDVVIDFSAPIATQKLLEAALENPTPLVIATTGLNNHQKNLMIEASKKMPILYATNMSLGVAILNKLVAMVSEKLRDFDIEIVEQHHRYKVDAPSGTALTLAESCAKARGLELKDVMVTGRSGHVGARTKDEIGVFAVRGGDVVGRHTVGFYNDGEFLELNHTATSRETFARGALKVAKWIVNQNPGLYSINDALGI is encoded by the coding sequence ATGAAATACGGAATCGTAGGTGCTACAGGTAGAGTCGGAACGCTTCTTGTAAATATTTTGAAAAACGAAAACGAAAAAATCGGAGCTGTAATGTTCGAAGGCGAACAAACTATAGAATTCCCGAGCGAAACGATTATCACTAACGACGCAAAAACGCTTCTTGAAAATAGCGACGTCGTAATTGATTTTTCAGCTCCGATAGCGACTCAAAAACTTCTTGAAGCGGCACTTGAAAACCCGACACCGCTTGTAATAGCCACAACAGGTCTAAATAATCATCAAAAAAATCTAATGATTGAAGCAAGTAAAAAAATGCCGATTTTATACGCTACGAACATGAGTTTGGGAGTGGCTATTTTAAATAAACTCGTAGCGATGGTAAGCGAAAAACTTAGAGATTTCGATATAGAAATAGTAGAACAACACCACAGATATAAAGTGGACGCGCCAAGCGGTACGGCTTTGACTCTTGCCGAGAGTTGTGCAAAAGCCAGAGGACTTGAGCTTAAAGACGTAATGGTTACGGGCAGAAGCGGACACGTCGGAGCAAGAACAAAAGATGAAATCGGAGTATTTGCCGTAAGAGGCGGTGACGTAGTGGGAAGACATACCGTAGGATTTTACAACGACGGAGAATTCTTAGAGCTAAACCATACGGCTACAAGCAGAGAAACATTCGCAAGAGGAGCTTTAAAAGTAGCGAAATGGATTGTAAATCAAAATCCGGGACTTTATTCAATTAACGACGCATTAGGAATATAA
- the nrfD gene encoding NrfD/PsrC family molybdoenzyme membrane anchor subunit, which yields MAEYTQCCGLNIKKVSLGELLFNKTMLVAYILLAIGLVGWYEVFYLRWAHHFVNNADVIAAAGGSSEHLKAIAEALKEQIFNLREVEEVNKSNPWGVFVTQYVYLLYGGSALIFLTALAELFHAKIAPKVAAALMTFGIAMVFGGLTSIFTDLANQLNIYWMMINPQPQSGMWLMLPLYGVYIPFTFIEIYFLITNKRDLARKLAGILVILGIIIDLIEFYIQGLLFNLNTPRHLWTDIPLLWLYFLVTGALTGIAGAIVFAFLGLKNKPYFEDMIKTAATAGVVLTALAALYEVINFMTVDPKWMKLIMSGSPISWMYWGWIILGIAIPFVLFLTRKPGAVLLGGISALIGTFLMRQAFIYGGNIVPMTDRFGMGPEATGIYDLDAVTPWAYIAPHTMEWMVIIGCLGLGIAIYSILDSLFDVRNVNDNVEH from the coding sequence ATGGCTGAATATACTCAATGCTGCGGGCTAAATATTAAAAAAGTTAGCCTTGGAGAACTTTTATTTAATAAAACTATGCTTGTTGCTTATATTCTTTTAGCAATAGGTTTGGTAGGATGGTATGAAGTATTCTATTTAAGATGGGCTCATCATTTCGTTAACAATGCGGACGTAATTGCAGCTGCAGGCGGTAGCAGCGAACATCTTAAGGCGATTGCGGAAGCTTTAAAAGAACAAATTTTTAATTTAAGAGAAGTTGAAGAAGTAAATAAATCAAACCCTTGGGGTGTATTTGTTACTCAATACGTATATCTACTTTACGGTGGTAGTGCACTTATTTTCTTAACTGCGCTTGCAGAACTTTTCCATGCTAAAATAGCTCCGAAAGTTGCAGCGGCACTAATGACTTTCGGTATTGCAATGGTATTTGGCGGATTGACATCAATCTTTACTGACTTAGCAAACCAATTAAACATCTATTGGATGATGATTAACCCTCAACCACAAAGCGGTATGTGGTTAATGTTGCCTCTTTACGGTGTATATATTCCGTTTACATTTATTGAAATTTATTTCTTAATCACAAACAAAAGAGATTTAGCAAGAAAACTTGCAGGTATTTTAGTAATTCTCGGTATTATTATCGACCTAATCGAATTCTATATCCAAGGTCTTTTATTCAACCTTAACACACCAAGACATTTATGGACTGACATTCCGTTGTTATGGTTATATTTCCTTGTAACAGGTGCTCTAACAGGAATTGCAGGAGCAATCGTTTTCGCATTCTTAGGACTTAAAAACAAACCTTACTTCGAAGATATGATTAAAACTGCGGCAACTGCGGGTGTTGTACTTACAGCTCTTGCAGCACTTTACGAAGTAATCAACTTCATGACAGTTGATCCTAAATGGATGAAACTTATCATGAGCGGAAGTCCTATTAGCTGGATGTATTGGGGATGGATCATACTTGGAATCGCTATTCCTTTCGTATTATTCTTAACAAGAAAACCTGGAGCCGTATTATTAGGCGGTATTTCAGCACTAATCGGTACTTTTTTAATGAGACAAGCATTTATTTACGGTGGTAACATCGTTCCGATGACTGACAGATTCGGTATGGGACCTGAAGCTACAGGAATTTACGACTTAGATGCCGTAACACCATGGGCTTATATCGCTCCTCATACTATGGAATGGATGGTTATTATCGGATGTTTAGGACTTGGTATTGCTATTTACTCAATCCTTGATTCTCTATTTGACGTAAGAAACGTAAACGACAACGTAGAACACTAA
- a CDS encoding NAD(P)/FAD-dependent oxidoreductase, with amino-acid sequence MKPRVVILGAGISGHTAALNLKRKLGNKGEVIVVSPNSNYQWVPSNIWVGTGHMKPEDVYFPLKPVYDKMKIDFKQAKALSIHPEGDAGENKPYVTIEYVSGTDAGKKEKVYYDFLINATGPKLNFEATPGLGPDASGTVSICSYNHADHAWSELSKVIEKMKKGQKQKIVIGLGHGGATCQGAALEYTLNVASLIKDLGLEDMADIRYITNEMFIGDLGMAGAYVKNAGYVAHTKNIISALFYEYGVRWHHQSSVYKVEPGKIYYETYQGEELTMDYDFAMLIPPFSGVGITSVGPNGEDYTDRLFKPNKLMIVDADYESAKKPYHEWSGDDWPKKLQNPTYPNIFAIGIAFAPPHTISKPHTTPSGRPLTPAPPRTGMPSAVMGHATAMNIAEWILEGKPSFKHKASMAEIASICVVSIGYGFRGIAGSMSVYPTIPDYNKYPDFGRDINYTIGEVGVAGHWFKYLMHHLFLYKAKAKPGWWLIPD; translated from the coding sequence ATGAAACCAAGAGTGGTTATTTTAGGTGCGGGTATTTCCGGACATACCGCGGCATTAAATCTTAAACGTAAACTTGGAAATAAAGGTGAAGTTATCGTAGTTTCACCAAACTCTAACTATCAATGGGTACCTTCGAATATTTGGGTGGGTACAGGTCATATGAAACCGGAAGATGTTTATTTTCCATTAAAACCCGTATATGACAAAATGAAAATCGACTTCAAACAAGCAAAAGCACTCTCAATACACCCTGAAGGTGACGCGGGAGAAAACAAACCTTACGTAACTATTGAATATGTAAGCGGAACTGATGCGGGGAAAAAAGAAAAAGTTTATTATGATTTTCTTATAAACGCAACAGGTCCTAAACTAAACTTTGAAGCAACTCCGGGGCTCGGTCCTGATGCAAGCGGAACCGTTTCTATTTGTAGCTATAACCATGCCGATCATGCTTGGAGTGAGCTTAGTAAAGTAATAGAAAAAATGAAAAAAGGCCAAAAACAAAAAATAGTTATCGGTCTTGGACACGGAGGAGCTACATGTCAAGGTGCGGCTCTTGAATACACTCTAAACGTAGCGAGTTTAATTAAAGACTTAGGTCTTGAAGATATGGCCGATATCAGATATATTACAAACGAAATGTTTATCGGTGATTTGGGAATGGCCGGTGCGTATGTAAAAAATGCCGGTTATGTAGCTCATACCAAAAATATTATTAGTGCTCTATTTTATGAATACGGAGTTAGATGGCATCACCAATCAAGCGTCTATAAAGTAGAACCCGGCAAAATATACTATGAAACGTATCAAGGCGAAGAGCTTACAATGGATTATGATTTCGCTATGTTAATTCCTCCGTTTAGCGGTGTAGGTATCACTTCCGTAGGACCGAACGGAGAAGATTATACGGATAGATTATTCAAGCCGAATAAATTAATGATTGTCGATGCTGATTATGAAAGTGCCAAAAAACCTTATCACGAATGGAGCGGGGATGATTGGCCTAAAAAGCTCCAAAACCCGACATATCCGAATATTTTCGCAATAGGTATCGCATTTGCGCCTCCACATACGATATCAAAACCTCACACAACACCAAGCGGAAGACCTCTAACACCGGCACCGCCAAGAACAGGTATGCCAAGTGCGGTAATGGGTCACGCTACGGCTATGAATATTGCCGAATGGATTTTGGAAGGAAAACCGAGTTTCAAACATAAAGCGAGTATGGCTGAGATAGCAAGTATTTGTGTAGTGTCAATCGGTTACGGATTTAGAGGAATTGCGGGAAGTATGTCGGTATATCCTACTATTCCCGATTACAACAAATATCCGGATTTCGGAAGAGATATCAACTATACTATCGGTGAAGTCGGAGTAGCCGGACATTGGTTTAAATACTTAATGCACCATCTATTCTTATACAAAGCTAAAGCAAAACCGGGTTGGTGGTTAATTCCAGATTAA